In one window of Bradyrhizobium betae DNA:
- a CDS encoding transcriptional initiation protein Tat — protein sequence MTMIGRRTAMQALGLGTIAGAMSLSAIDQASAKEADGSVLVPSDGHHLKKLSDQLDKLTRRRDFKTVPMILTETDQWDAEALNAVISYKAPYKQVWDNTEIGSPWLNLMRNSINAQVWSFKHPDFLAVSATHGTAHLALFDDATWEKYQLTKLAGQKFKSNTLIKESSAAKADAKNFEDANGVFSPADNSIPILMRRGVVFLSCHNAIWEEAAALLKAESNPDKLNHEQLAAELTNHLLPGVVLTPGAVGTLPELQRAGFHYAK from the coding sequence ATGACCATGATTGGACGACGAACCGCGATGCAAGCGTTGGGGCTGGGAACTATTGCCGGTGCCATGAGCCTCTCTGCAATAGATCAAGCGTCGGCGAAGGAGGCTGACGGGTCCGTTCTCGTTCCATCGGACGGGCATCATCTAAAAAAGTTATCGGATCAACTCGACAAGCTGACGAGGCGAAGGGATTTCAAGACCGTTCCCATGATTCTGACGGAGACCGATCAGTGGGATGCCGAGGCCCTTAACGCCGTTATTTCGTACAAGGCGCCGTACAAGCAGGTCTGGGACAACACGGAGATTGGCAGCCCCTGGCTCAACCTGATGCGCAATTCGATCAATGCGCAGGTGTGGTCCTTCAAGCATCCCGACTTCCTGGCGGTGTCGGCGACCCATGGAACGGCGCATTTAGCATTGTTTGACGACGCGACCTGGGAAAAATATCAACTGACGAAGCTTGCGGGACAGAAGTTCAAATCAAACACCCTGATCAAGGAATCGTCTGCTGCCAAAGCGGATGCGAAGAATTTTGAGGACGCCAACGGCGTATTCTCACCGGCTGACAATTCAATTCCGATATTGATGAGACGGGGCGTCGTGTTTCTGTCCTGCCACAATGCAATATGGGAGGAGGCAGCCGCACTCCTCAAGGCCGAGAGTAACCCCGACAAGCTGAATCACGAGCAACTCGCGGCGGAGCTAACGAATCATCTTCTACCCGGGGTGGTGCTCACGCCGGGCGCCGTTGGGACGCTACCCGAGTTGCAACGAGCCGGCTTCCACTACGCCAAATAA
- a CDS encoding c-type cytochrome: MSGHKPDKAAWAAGILFVGLAGFIGYTLPRNSDTPKKTEPAVVQAAKPVASSVAQKHESQKVVFKPPGEDEIPKNEFGDMVRLGEKIFHDTQSNAKEFVGNSLQCSNCHLDAGRLANAAPLWAAYVAFPTYRAKNGHVNTFQERMQGCFMYSMNGKAPALNDKVLVALESYAYYLAKGAPIGAELPGRGYPKLAKPAKLDYAHGQQVYAEKCALCHGADGQGQNATDGSVVFPPLWGAKSFNWGAGMSSITNAAGFVKANMPFSQGNTLTDEEAWDVASYIDSQERPQDPRFKGSVAETRKQHHDSPMDMYGQTVNGIVLGQNSVPSGPAKN; this comes from the coding sequence ATGAGCGGGCATAAGCCAGATAAAGCCGCGTGGGCCGCAGGCATACTGTTCGTGGGGCTGGCGGGGTTCATCGGCTATACGCTGCCCAGAAACAGCGATACGCCCAAGAAAACTGAACCTGCGGTGGTGCAGGCAGCCAAGCCCGTCGCAAGCAGCGTCGCACAAAAACACGAAAGTCAAAAAGTGGTGTTCAAGCCGCCAGGCGAAGATGAAATTCCAAAAAATGAATTCGGCGACATGGTTCGGCTGGGCGAAAAGATTTTTCACGATACGCAAAGCAACGCAAAAGAATTCGTCGGCAACTCATTGCAGTGCTCAAACTGTCATCTTGATGCGGGGCGCCTAGCCAATGCCGCCCCACTCTGGGCGGCCTACGTGGCGTTTCCGACCTATCGTGCGAAGAATGGACATGTGAACACGTTCCAGGAGCGCATGCAGGGCTGCTTCATGTACAGCATGAACGGAAAGGCTCCCGCCTTGAATGACAAGGTCTTGGTCGCATTGGAAAGCTACGCGTATTATCTTGCCAAGGGGGCACCAATCGGTGCGGAATTGCCTGGAAGAGGTTATCCTAAATTGGCTAAACCCGCGAAGCTCGATTACGCACACGGGCAGCAGGTCTATGCGGAAAAATGTGCGCTCTGCCACGGCGCCGATGGTCAAGGGCAGAACGCGACGGACGGTTCGGTTGTTTTTCCGCCGCTGTGGGGCGCCAAGTCTTTCAACTGGGGCGCCGGCATGAGTTCAATCACCAACGCCGCTGGATTCGTCAAAGCGAATATGCCGTTCAGTCAGGGTAATACCCTCACCGATGAAGAGGCATGGGACGTCGCGTCTTACATCGATAGTCAGGAACGTCCTCAAGACCCCCGCTTCAAAGGTTCGGTCGCTGAGACTCGGAAGCAACATCACGATTCGCCGATGGATATGTACGGACAAACCGTCAACGGCATTGTTCTCGGGCAGAATTCGGTGCCTTCCGGACCCGCTAAGAATTGA
- a CDS encoding methyltransferase family protein — protein sequence MAASHFGDSHGCESRTWSIVPLPVRSDLWIRITGFVVASVGIALDLCAILTMRRRQTNILPHRAAGRLVTTGPFSFTRNPIYVGNATLMAGVGVAFGNLWFVLLGVVSALAVDRLAIRREERHLAARFGQEWIDYASRVPRWLI from the coding sequence GTGGCCGCCTCTCATTTTGGCGATAGCCATGGTTGCGAGTCTCGGACTTGGTCTATTGTCCCTTTACCTGTCCGGAGCGATCTCTGGATACGGATTACAGGGTTCGTCGTTGCGTCCGTTGGCATCGCACTCGATCTATGCGCCATTTTGACAATGAGACGGCGTCAAACCAACATTCTTCCTCATCGCGCCGCAGGCCGGCTTGTGACCACGGGGCCGTTCAGTTTCACCCGCAATCCTATTTACGTCGGTAACGCGACTTTGATGGCGGGTGTCGGGGTCGCTTTCGGGAATCTCTGGTTTGTTCTTTTGGGCGTTGTTTCTGCGCTCGCCGTGGATCGACTGGCCATTCGCCGTGAAGAGCGTCATCTCGCGGCGCGTTTTGGTCAGGAGTGGATCGACTATGCATCTCGGGTCCCGAGATGGCTCATCTGA
- a CDS encoding substrate-binding domain-containing protein — MILKAIVASLVALGAATPVISLASEGWRGQAETPHYKGDVFPPWQKGENNDAVNRGFEFTIPEVNSLADFHGDITDPKLVLYVGGNYFFAMAPLVKAFEEKHQEYKGKIYWETIPPGLLVKQMKAGGTITSGNMTWTAKPDAYFAGLVKVKQLIDDGLLVPPAVPYVTNTLTIMVPKDNPAQVKSLADLGQPKVRLAMPNPEFEGIARQIKASLQKAGGEKLVKSVYEDKVKDGSTVLTHIHHRQTPLFLIQGVADAGVTWQSEAVFQEQVGHPISHVEIPAEQNTTAIYAGAEVHGAAHPDAAKAWLEFIKSPAALTIFERYGFKRYEAAGK; from the coding sequence ATGATTTTAAAAGCAATCGTTGCAAGCTTGGTTGCACTGGGCGCAGCAACACCAGTCATTTCGTTGGCCAGCGAGGGTTGGAGAGGGCAGGCCGAAACTCCGCACTACAAGGGAGATGTTTTCCCTCCGTGGCAAAAGGGCGAGAATAACGATGCCGTTAACCGGGGTTTCGAGTTCACCATTCCGGAGGTTAACAGTCTGGCGGATTTTCACGGCGACATAACGGATCCCAAGCTGGTTCTGTATGTTGGCGGCAATTACTTTTTCGCGATGGCGCCACTTGTGAAGGCGTTTGAGGAGAAGCATCAGGAATACAAAGGCAAGATCTACTGGGAGACGATTCCACCGGGCTTACTCGTCAAGCAAATGAAGGCCGGCGGAACGATCACTTCGGGTAATATGACGTGGACCGCCAAGCCGGATGCCTATTTTGCCGGCCTTGTGAAGGTCAAGCAGTTAATCGATGACGGATTATTGGTCCCGCCTGCGGTGCCTTACGTGACCAACACGTTGACGATCATGGTGCCGAAAGACAACCCCGCTCAGGTGAAGAGTCTGGCTGATCTCGGGCAGCCCAAGGTCCGGCTGGCAATGCCCAATCCGGAGTTCGAGGGGATTGCCCGCCAGATCAAAGCGTCGTTGCAAAAGGCGGGTGGAGAAAAGCTGGTCAAATCCGTGTACGAGGACAAGGTGAAGGACGGCAGTACCGTGCTGACCCATATCCATCACCGGCAGACGCCGCTATTTCTGATCCAAGGCGTAGCTGACGCGGGCGTGACCTGGCAATCCGAGGCCGTTTTTCAGGAGCAAGTCGGCCACCCGATCTCACACGTCGAAATTCCGGCGGAGCAGAACACAACGGCCATTTATGCTGGGGCGGAAGTTCACGGCGCGGCGCATCCTGACGCTGCCAAAGCATGGCTAGAGTTTATCAAATCGCCTGCAGCTCTCACCATTTTCGAGCGGTACGGATTCAAACGCTATGAAGCAGCGGGCAAATGA
- a CDS encoding bifunctional metallophosphatase/5'-nucleotidase — translation MDARNLTIIQVNDTHGYLEAHPELMWHGDTAAYPIMGGYARIASILKGARAEGHGSVLALDNGDTFHGTYPVVSSKGAALVPLVNALGFDAMTAHWEFAWGPRHWRALSAQLNHPMLAINCYDVETGELYFPASIVIERGGLRVGIIGIAATIIDKSMPPYFSEGVRFTSGCEELPAEISRLRNDEGAELIVVLSHLGLPQDIRVAHVVKDIDVIVSGHTHNRLEQPARIGNTLIIQSGCHGSFVGRLDLTVADGKIAGWRHRLIPVDQSIADDAEMSARIEGVMKPHREMLNEVVGQTAVGLHRDTNLYAPMDDLLLAAIATAGDTDIAFSNGWRYGAPIPPGLITMNDLWNIIPTNPPVSTVDLTGTEIQEMMEKNLERTFSADPFGQMGGYLKRFRGLTIYGKLENPPGQRIEHIFRRGAPVLAGETYRAAFVTAQGVPKQFGRNRRDLPVRAIQALVAYLKESKAGTKEGIGRFIAA, via the coding sequence ATGGACGCCCGGAATCTGACGATCATCCAGGTCAACGACACCCATGGCTACCTGGAGGCTCACCCCGAACTGATGTGGCATGGCGATACCGCCGCATATCCCATCATGGGAGGTTACGCGCGTATCGCGTCTATCTTAAAGGGCGCTCGGGCAGAGGGCCATGGATCGGTTCTTGCCTTGGACAACGGCGATACGTTCCACGGGACGTATCCTGTAGTGAGCAGCAAAGGTGCTGCACTCGTCCCGCTGGTCAATGCGTTGGGGTTCGATGCCATGACTGCGCATTGGGAGTTTGCATGGGGACCGCGCCATTGGCGCGCATTGTCTGCCCAGCTGAATCACCCGATGCTTGCGATCAATTGCTACGATGTAGAAACCGGCGAATTGTACTTTCCGGCATCGATTGTAATCGAACGAGGTGGCCTTCGCGTCGGCATAATCGGCATCGCCGCGACCATCATTGACAAGAGTATGCCGCCCTACTTCAGCGAGGGAGTGCGCTTTACGTCAGGGTGCGAAGAATTGCCCGCCGAAATCAGTCGCTTGCGCAACGACGAGGGCGCAGAACTGATTGTTGTCCTTTCCCACCTTGGCCTCCCGCAGGATATCCGCGTTGCTCATGTGGTGAAAGACATTGACGTGATCGTGAGCGGTCATACCCACAACCGTCTCGAACAGCCGGCCCGCATCGGAAATACGCTTATCATCCAGTCTGGGTGCCATGGATCATTCGTTGGTCGACTTGATCTGACTGTCGCGGATGGAAAAATTGCTGGTTGGCGACATCGCCTGATCCCTGTCGATCAGTCGATCGCAGACGATGCTGAGATGAGCGCGCGTATCGAAGGTGTGATGAAGCCGCATCGAGAGATGTTGAATGAGGTCGTCGGGCAGACGGCCGTTGGCTTGCATCGGGACACTAATCTATATGCGCCGATGGACGATCTTCTACTCGCCGCGATAGCAACCGCTGGCGATACGGATATCGCCTTTTCGAACGGGTGGCGATACGGCGCACCGATACCGCCTGGCCTCATTACGATGAATGATTTGTGGAACATCATCCCCACCAATCCACCGGTGTCGACGGTCGATCTGACGGGTACCGAGATTCAGGAAATGATGGAGAAAAACCTTGAGCGAACGTTTTCAGCGGATCCCTTCGGACAGATGGGAGGATACCTCAAGCGATTTCGGGGGCTGACCATTTACGGCAAGCTGGAAAATCCGCCAGGTCAGCGGATCGAGCATATCTTCAGGCGAGGCGCGCCTGTCCTCGCTGGCGAGACCTATAGAGCGGCGTTCGTAACGGCGCAGGGCGTACCAAAGCAGTTCGGGCGCAATCGCAGGGACCTTCCCGTTCGGGCAATCCAGGCTCTCGTCGCTTACCTAAAAGAAAGCAAGGCCGGCACAAAAGAGGGAATCGGGCGTTTTATAGCTGCGTAA
- the dsbD gene encoding protein-disulfide reductase DsbD, translated as MPNACLKTFFGFLLFTVMAASAQAQSPPAVNKAFQLNVARGVQDTLVLNWVIAPGNYLYRDRITVTSQQGVPIKVSTPAGDMKDDPSFGRTEIYHRQARATVSAESASGLNTLVVSFQGCAEQGICYPPVTKTVDLKTLSVAEPAARTSAPAQLNSNWISDPALERPSVSHANAIDAEPEQPELGGSFISMLAAFVGFGLLLAFTPCVFPMIPILSGMLAQSGEKLTARRGFMLSAAYVMAMALAYASLGVVVAWSGQNLQAALQTPLALGVMSAIFVVLALSMFGLFDLQLPQAWQSRIVGAGSRRAGSLGGAAIMGFGSALIVGPCVTPPLAAALVYVAQTGNAWRGASALFALGIGMGLPLMAFGTFGASILPRSGPWLARVKHVFGFVFLGVAIWVISRVLPTWLMLALWGVGLAGTGIYLAAPQLRARTRGQAWRKWTAFAGAASVGVGAFLMVSPGLGSFGLLGQLTRIPAFATITAAHAAKFETVATSQALDAAIASAGQSGKPVVLDFSAEWCVECKVMDRTVFSDAAVLARLNDFTLIRADATNYNEDTRSLMKRFGVVGPPTVVFLGARDSKEIAGARIVGPVDSATFLKRLNQLQPS; from the coding sequence ATGCCAAACGCCTGCCTGAAAACGTTCTTCGGCTTTCTTCTGTTTACGGTCATGGCTGCCTCCGCGCAGGCGCAAAGCCCGCCGGCTGTTAACAAGGCTTTCCAGCTAAACGTTGCGCGCGGAGTGCAAGATACCTTGGTTCTTAATTGGGTGATCGCGCCAGGCAATTACCTCTATCGTGACAGAATCACTGTCACGAGCCAGCAAGGTGTTCCGATTAAGGTGAGTACTCCTGCCGGCGACATGAAAGACGACCCGTCTTTTGGTAGGACGGAAATATATCACCGGCAGGCGCGCGCTACCGTATCTGCGGAATCGGCAAGCGGTCTGAACACGCTTGTGGTCTCCTTTCAGGGGTGTGCAGAGCAAGGAATTTGCTATCCGCCGGTCACCAAGACTGTCGATTTGAAAACGCTGTCGGTTGCCGAACCGGCCGCTCGGACGTCGGCGCCAGCACAGTTGAACAGCAATTGGATTTCCGATCCGGCTTTGGAACGTCCAAGCGTATCTCATGCGAATGCCATCGATGCGGAGCCGGAACAGCCAGAGCTCGGCGGAAGTTTTATCTCCATGCTCGCCGCCTTTGTGGGGTTTGGTTTGCTGTTGGCCTTCACGCCGTGTGTGTTTCCGATGATACCGATCCTGTCGGGGATGCTGGCGCAGTCTGGCGAGAAGCTGACGGCCCGACGCGGCTTTATGCTGTCAGCCGCCTATGTCATGGCGATGGCGCTTGCCTACGCATCTCTGGGAGTGGTGGTCGCTTGGTCCGGACAGAACCTGCAGGCTGCGCTTCAAACGCCGCTCGCGCTTGGTGTAATGAGCGCAATTTTCGTCGTGCTCGCGCTGTCGATGTTCGGCCTCTTTGACCTGCAGCTTCCGCAGGCCTGGCAGAGCCGCATCGTCGGCGCCGGTAGCCGCCGCGCCGGATCACTTGGCGGGGCTGCGATCATGGGCTTCGGCTCTGCATTGATTGTCGGCCCGTGCGTAACGCCGCCCCTGGCCGCGGCCCTCGTCTATGTCGCTCAGACCGGAAACGCGTGGCGTGGAGCGTCAGCACTGTTCGCCCTGGGCATCGGGATGGGTTTGCCGTTGATGGCATTCGGGACGTTTGGCGCAAGCATTTTGCCCAGATCTGGCCCGTGGCTGGCACGTGTGAAGCACGTGTTTGGCTTCGTTTTCCTCGGAGTGGCGATCTGGGTGATCTCGCGCGTTCTTCCAACGTGGCTCATGCTAGCCCTGTGGGGCGTGGGCCTCGCCGGAACTGGCATCTACCTGGCGGCGCCACAGCTACGGGCCCGAACCCGAGGACAAGCATGGCGCAAATGGACTGCCTTTGCGGGCGCGGCTTCAGTCGGCGTTGGTGCGTTTCTGATGGTTTCCCCCGGTCTAGGCTCGTTCGGTTTGCTGGGACAGCTCACCAGAATTCCCGCCTTCGCAACAATCACCGCCGCGCACGCGGCTAAATTCGAGACCGTCGCGACGTCGCAGGCGCTCGATGCGGCGATTGCAAGCGCGGGTCAGAGTGGCAAGCCCGTTGTGCTCGATTTCTCAGCCGAGTGGTGCGTCGAGTGCAAGGTCATGGATCGCACCGTCTTCTCAGACGCAGCCGTATTGGCGCGTTTGAACGACTTCACGCTGATCCGTGCGGACGCCACCAACTACAACGAAGATACACGATCATTGATGAAAAGGTTCGGCGTTGTCGGACCACCCACGGTTGTTTTCCTTGGCGCGCGAGACAGCAAGGAAATTGCCGGGGCGAGAATCGTCGGCCCCGTCGATTCAGCCACGTTCCTGAAGCGGCTCAATCAGCTTCAACCGTCCTGA
- a CDS encoding L,D-transpeptidase, producing the protein MSRLVTNSLARIRWAGNAAMVFAGIALLAGCTTTSSTPAPVAFSPRANPAAAQAYAATTNEPYKVDAIDVADIDPKYLRQVVDFPTREQVGTIVVDPHERFVYLVREHGKALRYGVGVGKAGLEFTGTATIEYKKKWPHWTPTSDMIKREPARYKPWQKGMDGGARNPLGARALYLFKNGKDTLFRIHGTTEPWSIGKAVSSGCIRMVNQDIIDLYSRVPDGSKVVVR; encoded by the coding sequence ATGTCACGACTTGTGACGAACTCGCTCGCCCGCATCCGATGGGCCGGCAACGCCGCAATGGTTTTTGCCGGAATAGCATTATTGGCTGGATGTACCACAACGTCGTCTACGCCGGCGCCGGTGGCGTTTTCACCGCGGGCAAATCCGGCTGCTGCCCAGGCTTACGCCGCAACCACCAATGAACCGTACAAAGTGGATGCCATCGACGTCGCTGACATCGATCCCAAATACCTTCGGCAGGTGGTCGATTTTCCGACCCGTGAGCAGGTCGGAACAATCGTCGTCGATCCGCACGAGCGCTTTGTTTACCTGGTGCGAGAACATGGAAAAGCGTTGCGCTACGGTGTCGGCGTCGGGAAAGCGGGTCTCGAATTCACGGGGACTGCGACGATCGAATACAAGAAGAAGTGGCCGCACTGGACACCGACCAGCGACATGATCAAACGCGAACCTGCCCGCTACAAACCCTGGCAGAAAGGCATGGATGGGGGTGCCCGAAATCCGTTAGGCGCGCGCGCATTGTATCTTTTCAAGAATGGCAAGGATACGCTGTTTCGCATTCACGGCACGACCGAGCCTTGGAGCATCGGAAAAGCAGTTTCTTCCGGCTGCATTCGAATGGTCAATCAGGATATTATTGATCTTTACAGCCGGGTGCCTGACGGTTCGAAGGTCGTGGTTCGGTGA
- a CDS encoding c-type cytochrome — translation MLGTPWVEMHFPHALDGRQVAEKAIVLPVVIVCITLLFLALLYSGPARAFDGKNIAANGNGRDAPACSACHGEQGEGRPDAAYPRLAGLDSQYLVQQLNAFAEGKRDNETMHPIAKALTPDERQAVANFYAGLTTAVVAEPKKADDKAIAIGAALASRGDWSKGLPGCGQCHGAMGQGVGKTFPKLAGQSSEYITSQLKAWKDGTRTSDPLHLMTGIASKLDDKQVAAVAAYYATLPAAKPSTTPQGSKL, via the coding sequence TTGCTTGGCACACCCTGGGTTGAGATGCATTTCCCGCATGCGTTGGACGGGCGCCAGGTTGCCGAAAAAGCGATCGTGCTGCCGGTGGTGATTGTCTGCATCACACTGCTCTTCCTGGCGCTACTGTACTCTGGTCCGGCGCGGGCATTCGACGGCAAGAATATCGCCGCGAATGGCAATGGCCGCGATGCGCCTGCGTGCTCCGCTTGCCATGGCGAGCAAGGAGAAGGCCGGCCCGACGCCGCATATCCGAGGTTAGCGGGTCTGGACAGCCAGTATCTTGTTCAACAACTCAATGCATTTGCGGAAGGGAAGCGCGACAATGAAACGATGCATCCGATCGCAAAGGCGCTTACGCCGGACGAACGTCAGGCCGTCGCGAATTTTTATGCCGGACTCACAACGGCGGTGGTAGCGGAGCCGAAAAAGGCTGACGACAAGGCAATTGCGATTGGCGCTGCTTTAGCGAGCCGCGGCGACTGGTCGAAGGGACTGCCGGGGTGCGGCCAATGTCACGGCGCTATGGGACAGGGTGTCGGCAAGACATTCCCGAAACTGGCGGGTCAATCGTCCGAATATATAACGAGCCAATTGAAGGCGTGGAAAGACGGAACGCGAACGAGCGATCCTTTGCATCTTATGACAGGGATCGCCAGCAAGTTGGATGATAAGCAGGTTGCCGCCGTCGCAGCCTACTATGCAACTTTGCCGGCTGCTAAACCGTCAACAACGCCGCAAGGATCGAAGCTATGA
- a CDS encoding DsbA family protein — MSATRPNNFAARLILSLALLMPMAVSHAFAQDADTSAEAIQNDPATPTAGNPKGDLTIVTFFDYNCPFCKKAEPALEQVVEEDGHIRLVYKDWPILTKASVYGAQLALAAKYQGKYAAVHAALMSIPGPKIPEDQMLAAIRKSGVDMDKLDADLKAHGDEITALLRRNLAQADSLGLQGTPAYLVGHYRVTSALTYDGFKRAVADARAQAKK; from the coding sequence ATGTCCGCCACACGCCCGAACAATTTTGCAGCTCGTTTGATCCTCTCATTGGCTCTCTTGATGCCGATGGCCGTTTCTCACGCATTCGCGCAGGATGCCGACACGTCCGCCGAGGCCATCCAAAACGATCCGGCCACTCCCACCGCGGGAAATCCGAAAGGCGATCTGACGATCGTGACCTTCTTCGATTACAACTGCCCGTTCTGCAAGAAAGCCGAGCCGGCGTTGGAGCAGGTTGTGGAGGAAGATGGCCATATTCGCCTTGTTTATAAGGACTGGCCGATCCTTACCAAAGCATCCGTTTATGGCGCGCAGCTCGCGCTGGCCGCCAAATATCAAGGCAAATACGCCGCCGTCCACGCCGCGCTGATGTCGATTCCCGGTCCGAAGATTCCCGAAGATCAGATGCTTGCGGCGATTCGCAAATCCGGCGTCGACATGGACAAGCTTGACGCTGATCTCAAAGCGCATGGCGATGAGATCACCGCGTTGCTTCGGCGTAACCTCGCCCAGGCCGATTCGTTGGGATTGCAGGGAACGCCAGCTTATCTTGTCGGTCACTACAGGGTGACGTCTGCCCTGACCTATGACGGTTTCAAGCGTGCGGTGGCGGACGCTCGTGCCCAGGCAAAAAAATAA
- a CDS encoding YeiH family protein: MNTLASPIVSRADVTVSLDNDTAGPVPSGPERGLGAATLAVLPGLLLTSAVAASAYALRQLPGMATFSPMILAILIGIAFHNLAGTPAIAKPGVTFSLRRLLRIAIILLGLQLTITQVIEVGGRGIGIIAATLLATFAFTVWTGKLLGVDRKLAQLIAAGTSICGASAVIATNTVTNAHDEDVAYAVACVTVFGSVAMFAYPLLPGLLHLDPHAFGLWTGASIHEIAQVVAAAFQDGQKAGEFATIAKLSRVMLLAPMVIALGLMAARAAKKNDPAASASSARPPMPWFVLGFVALVGVNSLITVPAEAKVWVVAVTTFLLSVALAAMGLETDIRKLTAKGFRPAILGALAFLFIAGFSLALIKMIG; this comes from the coding sequence ATGAACACCCTAGCTTCGCCAATCGTTTCACGCGCCGACGTCACCGTCTCGCTCGACAACGATACCGCCGGACCCGTGCCTTCAGGACCGGAACGTGGGCTGGGCGCTGCAACCTTGGCTGTCCTGCCGGGCTTGCTCCTGACGTCGGCGGTGGCGGCATCGGCTTATGCGCTCCGGCAGCTGCCGGGAATGGCGACGTTCAGCCCAATGATCCTCGCCATCCTGATCGGCATCGCCTTCCATAACCTCGCCGGCACGCCGGCGATCGCCAAGCCGGGAGTAACGTTCAGCCTGCGACGGCTGCTGCGCATCGCGATCATTTTGCTCGGGCTCCAATTAACGATCACACAGGTGATCGAGGTCGGTGGACGCGGCATCGGCATCATCGCGGCGACGTTGCTGGCCACTTTTGCTTTTACCGTATGGACAGGCAAACTGCTGGGCGTCGACCGCAAACTCGCGCAATTGATCGCAGCCGGAACATCCATCTGCGGCGCTTCGGCTGTCATCGCGACCAACACGGTGACCAACGCTCATGATGAAGACGTTGCCTACGCGGTCGCCTGTGTGACAGTCTTCGGGTCGGTGGCGATGTTTGCCTATCCGCTATTGCCGGGGCTGTTACATCTCGATCCGCACGCGTTCGGATTATGGACCGGCGCATCGATTCACGAAATTGCGCAAGTCGTCGCGGCAGCTTTCCAGGATGGACAAAAGGCCGGCGAGTTCGCAACAATCGCAAAACTGTCGCGTGTCATGCTGCTCGCTCCCATGGTGATCGCGCTGGGATTGATGGCGGCTCGCGCCGCCAAGAAGAACGATCCGGCCGCGAGCGCGTCATCGGCCCGGCCGCCGATGCCGTGGTTCGTGCTCGGCTTCGTGGCGCTGGTCGGCGTCAATAGCCTGATCACCGTTCCGGCCGAAGCAAAAGTCTGGGTTGTAGCAGTGACGACGTTCCTGCTCTCCGTTGCGCTGGCGGCGATGGGGCTGGAGACTGACATTCGCAAGCTGACGGCCAAGGGCTTTCGGCCTGCCATACTGGGCGCCCTCGCCTTCCTTTTCATCGCAGGCTTCAGTCTGGCGCTGATCAAAATGATTGGGTAA
- a CDS encoding LysR family transcriptional regulator: MTLEQLRIFIAVAEKQHVTQAASELNLTQSATSAAIAALESRYGIKLFDRIGRGIVLTQTGRDFLDEARAVVARAKTAAQVLNDLAGLKRGALAIAASQTVANYWLPPRIQTFHMSYPGINLNMTIANTEQVARAVHQGYADLGFVEGEVDDASLTISKMDGDSLIVVVGTKHPWVGRTKIAPKDLLAADWVLRESGSGTRSMFETALRKFKIKLSDLRLALELPSNEAVRAAVEAGDCATAISDLVVRASVTAGTLHRVEIDLPRRSFFWLRHKERYASQAEKAFIASLRA, encoded by the coding sequence ATGACGCTGGAACAGCTTCGTATCTTCATCGCGGTTGCGGAAAAGCAACATGTCACACAGGCAGCGAGCGAATTGAACCTGACCCAATCAGCAACGAGCGCCGCGATCGCGGCGCTCGAATCGCGTTATGGTATCAAGTTGTTCGACCGTATCGGCCGAGGCATCGTGTTAACGCAGACCGGGCGCGACTTCCTCGACGAAGCCCGCGCTGTCGTGGCGCGAGCCAAAACAGCAGCGCAGGTACTGAATGACCTAGCCGGGCTCAAACGTGGCGCGTTGGCCATCGCAGCCAGCCAGACTGTTGCAAACTATTGGCTACCGCCGCGCATCCAGACTTTTCACATGTCTTATCCTGGTATTAATCTCAACATGACGATTGCAAATACAGAGCAGGTCGCACGTGCCGTCCATCAGGGTTACGCAGATCTTGGGTTTGTGGAAGGTGAAGTCGACGATGCCTCCCTTACTATCAGCAAAATGGATGGAGATTCGCTCATCGTGGTCGTTGGAACGAAACATCCATGGGTTGGTCGAACAAAAATTGCACCGAAAGACCTTTTGGCAGCCGATTGGGTATTGCGAGAGTCCGGCTCCGGCACGAGATCGATGTTCGAAACAGCGCTTCGGAAATTCAAAATCAAGCTATCCGATCTTCGACTCGCGCTAGAACTTCCGTCCAATGAAGCCGTACGCGCCGCGGTTGAAGCCGGCGACTGCGCCACCGCAATTTCAGACCTGGTTGTGAGAGCTTCGGTTACCGCCGGGACGCTTCACCGCGTTGAGATTGATTTACCGCGGCGGTCGTTTTTCTGGTTACGGCATAAAGAGCGATATGCGAGTCAGGCGGAGAAGGCATTCATTGCCTCCTTACGTGCCTAG